One window of the Triticum dicoccoides isolate Atlit2015 ecotype Zavitan chromosome 3B, WEW_v2.0, whole genome shotgun sequence genome contains the following:
- the LOC119276743 gene encoding origin of replication complex subunit 4-like isoform X1, with protein sequence MAAATVAGQAQAVLRGRLCDPAFVHSRLRSSPDTNYSKLKYLVSSSVSEACNNSVLLLGPRGCGKGAVLDMVLGDLKEEHPDAISVIRLNGMLHSDDNCATKEIARQLCLEHQLSFSKMASSDDNTEFMIDMLRECGLAHKTVIFVLVEFDLFAQGKQRLLYSLLDAMQSLTSQAVVIGMSCRLDADQLLEKRVRSRFSHRKLLFVPSSLDDIQRLMEHLLMLDKGSSLPTNYVTEYNSMLTSIFSNKKFKGILDSLTDTDATTSNILRFLFRVVSYMDMESGLLSMECFTSALSSMQRQPKMDSLQDLSILELYILVCMNRLEDKEQKSYNFNTIIKEYKSIQDAYKTSDKYATTVCFRAFEHLLDRELITFADSKGRNVALEYRPVKLLISSCELAQSLKLNTTCPAVLQKLLDRERYM encoded by the exons ATGGCGGCGGCGACCGTGGCGGGTCAAGCACAGGCAGTGCTGCGCGGCCGGCTCTGCGACCCGGCCTTCGTCCACTCCCGTCTCAGATCCTCGCCCGACACCAACTACAG CAAGCTGAAGTACCTCGTGTCCAGCTCCGTCTCCGAGGCCTGCAacaactccgtcctcctcctcggaCCCCGCGGCTGCGGTAAAGGAGCG GTCCTCGATATGGTTCTGGGGGACCTGAAGGAGGAACATCCTGATGCCATATCTGTG ATCAGGCTGAATGGCATGTTACATAGTGATGACAACTGCGCTACAAAG GAAATTGCCAGGCAGCTGTGTCTGGAGCATCAGTTGTCATTTTCCAAAATG GCTTCTTCAGATGACAACACTGAATTCATGATTGACATGTTACG AGAGTGTGGACTAGCTCACAAGACAGTAATTTTTGTCCTGGTAGAGTTTGACCTCTTTGCTCAG GGGAAGCAGCGGTTACTCTATAGCTTACTTGATGCAATGCAATCTCTTACATCACAAGCTGTCGTCATTGGTATGAGTTGCCGATTG GATGCAGATCAATTGCTAGAAAAAAGAGTTCGATCTCGCTTCTCTCATAGGAAGCTTCTTTTTGTTCCTTCTTCATTGGATGATATACAGAG GTTAATGGAACATCTGCTAATGCTAGACAAAGGTTCGAGCTTACCAACAAACTACGTTACGGAGTACAATTCGATGCTTACT AGCATTTTCAGCAATAAGAAGTTTAAAGGAATTCTCGACTCTCTCACGGATACAGATGCAACAACCAGCAACATCCTGAGATTTCT CTTCAGAGTGGTGTCATATATGGATATGGAATCTGGACTTCTGTCAATGGAATGCTTTACCAGTGCGCTTTCCTCCATGCAGAGGCAACCCAAGATGGACAGTTTGCAAG ATCTGTCGATTTTGGAACTGTACATACTTGTATGCATGAACAGACTAGAAGATAAGGAGCAGAAGTCGTACAACTTCAACACTATAATAAAAG AATACAAATCCATACAGGATGCCTACAAAACTTCTGATAAGTATGCAACCACTGTTTGCTTCAGG GCTTTTGAACATCTTTTGGATCGCGAGTTGATCACCTTCGCGGACTCAAAAGGGAGAAATGTGGCACTTGAATATCGGCCTGTCAAACTTCTGATATCTTCTTGCGAGCTCGCACAATCCCTCAAGTTAAACACTACCTGCCCC GCTGTACTGCAAAAGCTGCTTGACCGTGAAAGATATATGTAG
- the LOC119276743 gene encoding origin of replication complex subunit 4-like isoform X2: protein MPYLWLNGMLHSDDNCATKEIARQLCLEHQLSFSKMASSDDNTEFMIDMLRECGLAHKTVIFVLVEFDLFAQGKQRLLYSLLDAMQSLTSQAVVIGMSCRLDADQLLEKRVRSRFSHRKLLFVPSSLDDIQRLMEHLLMLDKGSSLPTNYVTEYNSMLTSIFSNKKFKGILDSLTDTDATTSNILRFLFRVVSYMDMESGLLSMECFTSALSSMQRQPKMDSLQDLSILELYILVCMNRLEDKEQKSYNFNTIIKEYKSIQDAYKTSDKYATTVCFRAFEHLLDRELITFADSKGRNVALEYRPVKLLISSCELAQSLKLNTTCPAVLQKLLDRERYM, encoded by the exons ATGCCATATCTGTG GCTGAATGGCATGTTACATAGTGATGACAACTGCGCTACAAAG GAAATTGCCAGGCAGCTGTGTCTGGAGCATCAGTTGTCATTTTCCAAAATG GCTTCTTCAGATGACAACACTGAATTCATGATTGACATGTTACG AGAGTGTGGACTAGCTCACAAGACAGTAATTTTTGTCCTGGTAGAGTTTGACCTCTTTGCTCAG GGGAAGCAGCGGTTACTCTATAGCTTACTTGATGCAATGCAATCTCTTACATCACAAGCTGTCGTCATTGGTATGAGTTGCCGATTG GATGCAGATCAATTGCTAGAAAAAAGAGTTCGATCTCGCTTCTCTCATAGGAAGCTTCTTTTTGTTCCTTCTTCATTGGATGATATACAGAG GTTAATGGAACATCTGCTAATGCTAGACAAAGGTTCGAGCTTACCAACAAACTACGTTACGGAGTACAATTCGATGCTTACT AGCATTTTCAGCAATAAGAAGTTTAAAGGAATTCTCGACTCTCTCACGGATACAGATGCAACAACCAGCAACATCCTGAGATTTCT CTTCAGAGTGGTGTCATATATGGATATGGAATCTGGACTTCTGTCAATGGAATGCTTTACCAGTGCGCTTTCCTCCATGCAGAGGCAACCCAAGATGGACAGTTTGCAAG ATCTGTCGATTTTGGAACTGTACATACTTGTATGCATGAACAGACTAGAAGATAAGGAGCAGAAGTCGTACAACTTCAACACTATAATAAAAG AATACAAATCCATACAGGATGCCTACAAAACTTCTGATAAGTATGCAACCACTGTTTGCTTCAGG GCTTTTGAACATCTTTTGGATCGCGAGTTGATCACCTTCGCGGACTCAAAAGGGAGAAATGTGGCACTTGAATATCGGCCTGTCAAACTTCTGATATCTTCTTGCGAGCTCGCACAATCCCTCAAGTTAAACACTACCTGCCCC GCTGTACTGCAAAAGCTGCTTGACCGTGAAAGATATATGTAG
- the LOC119276744 gene encoding uncharacterized protein LOC119276744, giving the protein MVREEDLDLVLVPLGLAVLAGYHLWLLHAILRHPTRTVVGLNALARKRWIAVMMANTEKNGVLAVQTLRNNIMASTVLATTAITLVSVISVFIGATAGRSPAAPSPSSSPLLVYGSKTERVFAVKYLAISLCFMLAFVCNVQAIRLYAHASFLLGLPPGGDEDDGGAAEQFRAYVARTVNRGSHAWSLGLRAFYVSLALFMWTFGPIPMLACSVLMCALLYFLDTSADYGKGIQHIHGEGERGARKDGAV; this is encoded by the exons ATGGTTCGGGAGGAGGATCTTGATCTGGTGCTGGTGCCCCTGGGGCTGGCGGTGCTGGCCGGCTACCACCTGTGGCTCCTCCATGCCATCCTGCGCCACCCGACCCGCACCGTCGTCGGCCTCAACGCCCTCGCCCGGAAGCGCTGGATCGCCGTCATGATGGCC AACACGGAGAAGAACGGGGTGCTGGCCGTGCAGACGCTGCGGAACAACATCATGGCGTCCACGGTGCTGGCCACGACGGCCATCACGCTCGTCTCCGTCATCAGCGTCTTCATCGGCGCAACGGCGGGCCGCTCCCCGGCGGCGCCCTCGCCCTCCTCGTCGCCGCTGCTGGTGTACGGGAGCAAGACGGAGCGGGTGTTCGCGGTCAAGTACCTGGCCATCTCGCTCTGCTTCATGCTCGCCTTCGTGTGCAACGTGCAGGCCATCCGGCTGTACGCGCACGCCAGCTTCCTGCTGGGCCTGCCGCCGgggggagacgaggacgacggcggcgcggcggagcAGTTCAGGGCGTACGTGGCGCGCACGGTGAACCGCGGCAGCCACGCCTGGTCGCTCGGCCTCCGCGCCTTCTACGTGTCGCTCGCGCTCTTCATGTGGACCTTCGGCCCCATCCCGATGCTCGCCTGCAGCGTCCTCATGTGCGCGCTgctctacttcctcgacacctccGCGGACTACGGCAAGGGGATACAGCACATCCACGGCGAAGGCGAAAGGGGCGCACGCAAAGATGGCGCCGTGTGA